From Juglans regia cultivar Chandler chromosome 8, Walnut 2.0, whole genome shotgun sequence, the proteins below share one genomic window:
- the LOC109002808 gene encoding uncharacterized protein At1g05835-like: MSPMAAIINKNLFLFLSLSLIIGLGHCQCSLKKIGITQTDTGATIHNKPEWRVTIHNVCPCAVLDLKLACSGFQTVEDIDPSVLSISSGECLVNNGQPIYPSTTFSFTYAWDTSFPFKPVYSEVACS, encoded by the exons ATGTCTCCAATGGCTGCCATCATCAAcaagaatttattcttatttctCTCTCTGAGCCTGATCATTGGCCTAG gccattgccaatgctctctGAAAAAAATTGGGATTACCCAAACTGATACCGGAGCTACAATTCATAATAAACCGGAGTGGAGGGTGACAATTCACAATGTCTGTCCTTGTGCTGTATTGGACCTGAAATTAGCTTGCAGTGGTTTTCAAACCGTGGAAGATATTGACCCTTCAGTCTTGAGCATATCCAGTGGCGAGTGTCTTGTCAACAATGGCCAACCCATCTATCCTTCTACTACATTCAGCTTCACCTATGCTTGGGATACTTCGTTTCCTTTCAAGCCAGTTTACTCTGAGGTTGCTTGCTCTTAA
- the LOC109002802 gene encoding heparanase-like protein 3 isoform X3 produces MSRWDELNLFFKKTGAVVVFGLNELSGKTIDNRSAAVGAWNSSDTESLIRYSVRKGYTIHGWELGNELSGNGIGTKVSVDQYASDIDSLQNIVKNIYTGFEVKPLVIAPGGFFDANWLSEFIKKTPKSLQVVTLHIYSLGPGVSDHLVDNILDPSSLDSVSHTFSSLQSILKSSGTRAVAWVGEAGGAYNSGHNHVTNAFVFSFWYLDQLGLASSFDTKTYCRQSLIGGNYGLLNTSSFAPNPDYYSALLWHRLMGNKVLSTNFSGTKKIRAYAHCSKKIQGITLLLINLDGSTTVQVYISTENDTSFSTSTSQESQNPRTKFATMSPGSRIGNGTREEYHLTAKDRNLRSQTVLLNGQILTVDSSGAIPSLDPINVNQSDPATVAPFSVVFVQIPYSNLSACS; encoded by the exons ATGTCTCGCTGGGACGAactcaaccttttcttcaagaAAACCGG GGCTGTTGTTGTTTTTGGTCTAAATGAGCTAAGCGGGAAGACTATAGACAACCGAAGTGCTGCTGTTGGAGCTTGGAATTCCAGTGATACTGAGTCTCTTATACGATATAGTGTCAGAAAGGGTTATACTATTCATGGTTGGGAGCTTG GAAATGAACTGAGTGGGAATGGAATTGGAACAAAAGTTTCAGTAGATCAATATGCATCTGATATAGACTCTCTCCAAAACATAGTGAAGAATATTTATACTGGTTTCGAAGTAAAACCACTAGTCATTGCACCAGGAGGTTTCTTTGACGCAAACTGGCTCTCAGAATTCATCAAGAAAACGCCTAAATCTCTTCAGGTGGTCACACTCCACATTTACAGCCTTGGTCCAG GTGTGAGTGATCACCTTGTTGACAATATCCTGGATCCATCTAGTCTTGATAGCGTATCGCATACATTTAGTAGCCTTCAGAGCATCCTGAAGAGTAGTGGGACTCGAGCAGTTGCATGGGTTGGCGAAGCAGGCGGTGCTTATAACAGCGGCCACAATCATGTCACTAATGCATTTGTTTTCAGTTTCTG GTACTTGGACCAGCTCGGACTGGCGTCGTCTTTTGACACCAAAACATATTGTAGACAATCCTTGATTGGTGGAAACTATGGCCTACTCAACACTTCCAGTTTCGCTCCAAACCCTGACTACTACAG TGCACTTCTTTGGCACCGTTTAATGGGAAACAAAGTTCTATCCACAAACTTCTCCGGAACCAAAAAAATTCGTGCTTATGCTCACTGCTCAAAGAAAATT CAAGGAATCACATTGCTCTTGATCAACCTAGATGGTAGCACTACAGTTCAAGTGTACATTTCGACAGAAAATGATACTAGCTTCAGTACTTCAACTTcacaagaaagtcaaaatccaAGAACAAAATTTGCCACAATGTCTCCAGGGTCTAGAATTGGTAATGGTACTAGAGAAGAATACCACTTAACAGCAAAAGATAGGAATTTACGCAGCCAAACAGTGCTTTTAAATGGGCAAATACTCACAGTAGATTCTTCTGGGGCTATTCCATCCTTGGATCCAATAAATGTAAACCAATCAGATCCAGCAACTGTTGCTCCTTTCTCTGTTGTATTTGTTCAAATACC
- the LOC109002802 gene encoding heparanase-like protein 3 isoform X2: protein MVQNKRMQKTLSYGMGSLCLLFCGCFWLYWIIHNIYMSSKARNTVEGVVYINGETSIGRIDDDFVCATLDWWPPEKCDYGRCSWGRASILNLDLNNVILLNAIKAFSPLKIRLGGTLQNKVIYETEGNGQQCNSFVKNDSELFGFSQGCLSMSRWDELNLFFKKTGAVVVFGLNELSGKTIDNRSAAVGAWNSSDTESLIRYSVRKGYTIHGWELGVSDHLVDNILDPSSLDSVSHTFSSLQSILKSSGTRAVAWVGEAGGAYNSGHNHVTNAFVFSFWYLDQLGLASSFDTKTYCRQSLIGGNYGLLNTSSFAPNPDYYSALLWHRLMGNKVLSTNFSGTKKIRAYAHCSKKIQGITLLLINLDGSTTVQVYISTENDTSFSTSTSQESQNPRTKFATMSPGSRIGNGTREEYHLTAKDRNLRSQTVLLNGQILTVDSSGAIPSLDPINVNQSDPATVAPFSVVFVQIPYSNLSACS from the exons ATGGTACAAAATAAGCGCATGCAGAAGACTTTGTCTTATGGGATGGGTTCTCTATGTCTGCTCTTTTGTGGGTGTTTCTGGCTTTACTGGATCATTCACAACATCTATATGTCTTCAAAGGCTAGAAATACCGTTGAAGGTGTGGTTTATATAAATGGGGAAACTTCAATTGGACGAATAGATGATGATTTTGTCTGTGCCACTTTGGATTGGTGGCCTCCTGAGAAATGCGACTATGGAAGATGTAGCTGGGGCAGAGCTTCTATACTAAATCTA GATCTAAACAACGTTATATTACTGAATGCCATCAAAG CTTTTTCTCCCTTAAAAATTAGATTAGGTGGGACCTTACAAAACAAAGTCATATATGAGACAGAAGGCAATGGACAACAATGCAATTCATTTGTCAAAAATGATTCAGAGTTGTTTGGATTCTCTCAAGGCTGCTTATCAATGTCTCGCTGGGACGAactcaaccttttcttcaagaAAACCGG GGCTGTTGTTGTTTTTGGTCTAAATGAGCTAAGCGGGAAGACTATAGACAACCGAAGTGCTGCTGTTGGAGCTTGGAATTCCAGTGATACTGAGTCTCTTATACGATATAGTGTCAGAAAGGGTTATACTATTCATGGTTGGGAGCTTG GTGTGAGTGATCACCTTGTTGACAATATCCTGGATCCATCTAGTCTTGATAGCGTATCGCATACATTTAGTAGCCTTCAGAGCATCCTGAAGAGTAGTGGGACTCGAGCAGTTGCATGGGTTGGCGAAGCAGGCGGTGCTTATAACAGCGGCCACAATCATGTCACTAATGCATTTGTTTTCAGTTTCTG GTACTTGGACCAGCTCGGACTGGCGTCGTCTTTTGACACCAAAACATATTGTAGACAATCCTTGATTGGTGGAAACTATGGCCTACTCAACACTTCCAGTTTCGCTCCAAACCCTGACTACTACAG TGCACTTCTTTGGCACCGTTTAATGGGAAACAAAGTTCTATCCACAAACTTCTCCGGAACCAAAAAAATTCGTGCTTATGCTCACTGCTCAAAGAAAATT CAAGGAATCACATTGCTCTTGATCAACCTAGATGGTAGCACTACAGTTCAAGTGTACATTTCGACAGAAAATGATACTAGCTTCAGTACTTCAACTTcacaagaaagtcaaaatccaAGAACAAAATTTGCCACAATGTCTCCAGGGTCTAGAATTGGTAATGGTACTAGAGAAGAATACCACTTAACAGCAAAAGATAGGAATTTACGCAGCCAAACAGTGCTTTTAAATGGGCAAATACTCACAGTAGATTCTTCTGGGGCTATTCCATCCTTGGATCCAATAAATGTAAACCAATCAGATCCAGCAACTGTTGCTCCTTTCTCTGTTGTATTTGTTCAAATACC
- the LOC109002802 gene encoding heparanase-like protein 3 isoform X1 → MVQNKRMQKTLSYGMGSLCLLFCGCFWLYWIIHNIYMSSKARNTVEGVVYINGETSIGRIDDDFVCATLDWWPPEKCDYGRCSWGRASILNLDLNNVILLNAIKAFSPLKIRLGGTLQNKVIYETEGNGQQCNSFVKNDSELFGFSQGCLSMSRWDELNLFFKKTGAVVVFGLNELSGKTIDNRSAAVGAWNSSDTESLIRYSVRKGYTIHGWELGNELSGNGIGTKVSVDQYASDIDSLQNIVKNIYTGFEVKPLVIAPGGFFDANWLSEFIKKTPKSLQVVTLHIYSLGPGVSDHLVDNILDPSSLDSVSHTFSSLQSILKSSGTRAVAWVGEAGGAYNSGHNHVTNAFVFSFWYLDQLGLASSFDTKTYCRQSLIGGNYGLLNTSSFAPNPDYYSALLWHRLMGNKVLSTNFSGTKKIRAYAHCSKKIQGITLLLINLDGSTTVQVYISTENDTSFSTSTSQESQNPRTKFATMSPGSRIGNGTREEYHLTAKDRNLRSQTVLLNGQILTVDSSGAIPSLDPINVNQSDPATVAPFSVVFVQIPYSNLSACS, encoded by the exons ATGGTACAAAATAAGCGCATGCAGAAGACTTTGTCTTATGGGATGGGTTCTCTATGTCTGCTCTTTTGTGGGTGTTTCTGGCTTTACTGGATCATTCACAACATCTATATGTCTTCAAAGGCTAGAAATACCGTTGAAGGTGTGGTTTATATAAATGGGGAAACTTCAATTGGACGAATAGATGATGATTTTGTCTGTGCCACTTTGGATTGGTGGCCTCCTGAGAAATGCGACTATGGAAGATGTAGCTGGGGCAGAGCTTCTATACTAAATCTA GATCTAAACAACGTTATATTACTGAATGCCATCAAAG CTTTTTCTCCCTTAAAAATTAGATTAGGTGGGACCTTACAAAACAAAGTCATATATGAGACAGAAGGCAATGGACAACAATGCAATTCATTTGTCAAAAATGATTCAGAGTTGTTTGGATTCTCTCAAGGCTGCTTATCAATGTCTCGCTGGGACGAactcaaccttttcttcaagaAAACCGG GGCTGTTGTTGTTTTTGGTCTAAATGAGCTAAGCGGGAAGACTATAGACAACCGAAGTGCTGCTGTTGGAGCTTGGAATTCCAGTGATACTGAGTCTCTTATACGATATAGTGTCAGAAAGGGTTATACTATTCATGGTTGGGAGCTTG GAAATGAACTGAGTGGGAATGGAATTGGAACAAAAGTTTCAGTAGATCAATATGCATCTGATATAGACTCTCTCCAAAACATAGTGAAGAATATTTATACTGGTTTCGAAGTAAAACCACTAGTCATTGCACCAGGAGGTTTCTTTGACGCAAACTGGCTCTCAGAATTCATCAAGAAAACGCCTAAATCTCTTCAGGTGGTCACACTCCACATTTACAGCCTTGGTCCAG GTGTGAGTGATCACCTTGTTGACAATATCCTGGATCCATCTAGTCTTGATAGCGTATCGCATACATTTAGTAGCCTTCAGAGCATCCTGAAGAGTAGTGGGACTCGAGCAGTTGCATGGGTTGGCGAAGCAGGCGGTGCTTATAACAGCGGCCACAATCATGTCACTAATGCATTTGTTTTCAGTTTCTG GTACTTGGACCAGCTCGGACTGGCGTCGTCTTTTGACACCAAAACATATTGTAGACAATCCTTGATTGGTGGAAACTATGGCCTACTCAACACTTCCAGTTTCGCTCCAAACCCTGACTACTACAG TGCACTTCTTTGGCACCGTTTAATGGGAAACAAAGTTCTATCCACAAACTTCTCCGGAACCAAAAAAATTCGTGCTTATGCTCACTGCTCAAAGAAAATT CAAGGAATCACATTGCTCTTGATCAACCTAGATGGTAGCACTACAGTTCAAGTGTACATTTCGACAGAAAATGATACTAGCTTCAGTACTTCAACTTcacaagaaagtcaaaatccaAGAACAAAATTTGCCACAATGTCTCCAGGGTCTAGAATTGGTAATGGTACTAGAGAAGAATACCACTTAACAGCAAAAGATAGGAATTTACGCAGCCAAACAGTGCTTTTAAATGGGCAAATACTCACAGTAGATTCTTCTGGGGCTATTCCATCCTTGGATCCAATAAATGTAAACCAATCAGATCCAGCAACTGTTGCTCCTTTCTCTGTTGTATTTGTTCAAATACC